The Sphaerospermopsis torques-reginae ITEP-024 genome has a window encoding:
- a CDS encoding GAF domain-containing protein, translating into MTLPNAGSVLATLTELTQVNRTQSLLSRVKDLSVNEFVCLLDFITAEFQQFLRAIDLINNEALEGMLEKVLEAITLKIGQILQAEHTAIFLVDYDKAQLWSKVPQDNNQKFLEIRNPLNVGIPGHVATTGKYLNIAETATHPLFSPELEKQMGYKIRNLLCMPVMSSKKQTVAVVQLANKAGDIPFTEDDEKSFRDFAASIGIILESCQSFYVAARNQRGATALLRATQTLGQSLDLEATLQIVMEQARVLMQADRSTLFLYRKEMGELWTKVATVNEKKLIEIRIPSNRGIAGYVASTGQAVNIPDAYQDPRFDPTTDQKTGYVTRNILCLPVFNSANELIGVTQLINKEQGSFTSSDEEFMRAFNIQAGIALENARLFENVLLERQYQKDILQSLSDAVISTDMQGQIVTINDAALELLGCPLKEANKIANKLLWKENLLGRKVWEVLPLENLQMRLEDSLKYASRHYVPEQNLVAGLYNWEEDKNEDSGTKNQKLILAVRDRHNPNIFIPWNQPLTPPSKLLSADVVKELERSINLTVNPLTNPEGGVRGGLVVLEDISREKRLKSTMYRYLTPHVAEQIMALGDDSLMVGERKEVTILFSDIRGYTTLTENLGAAEVVSLLNQYFETMVESVFHYEGTLDKFIGDALMAVFGAPLPLENHAWRAVESALDMRRRLEEFNHRRIVQSQPQIKFGIGISSGEVVSGNIGSQKRMDYTVIGDGVNLSSRLEGVTKEYGCDIIISEFTYKLCSDLLWVRQLDTIRVKGKHQAVNIYELIGDRSIPLDANTQEFLYYYDAGRNAYVSRNFTQAIASFEIAKRIRPTDQAVNIHLKRAYNYQKTPPPNSWDGVWTMVTK; encoded by the coding sequence ATGACACTTCCTAACGCGGGTAGCGTCTTGGCTACATTAACTGAACTCACACAAGTTAATCGCACCCAGTCCCTACTCAGTCGGGTCAAAGACTTATCTGTTAATGAGTTTGTTTGTTTACTAGACTTTATTACAGCAGAGTTTCAACAATTTCTGAGAGCTATTGATCTGATCAATAATGAAGCTCTAGAAGGGATGTTGGAGAAAGTTCTAGAAGCAATTACACTCAAAATTGGTCAAATTCTCCAAGCAGAACATACAGCTATTTTTTTAGTTGACTATGATAAAGCTCAACTATGGTCAAAAGTTCCCCAAGATAATAATCAAAAATTCTTAGAAATACGCAATCCCTTAAATGTAGGTATTCCTGGCCATGTAGCTACTACAGGTAAATATCTGAATATCGCTGAAACTGCTACTCACCCTCTTTTTAGTCCAGAGTTGGAAAAACAAATGGGCTATAAAATCCGCAATCTTTTATGTATGCCGGTGATGAGTAGTAAAAAGCAAACTGTAGCGGTTGTACAGTTAGCAAATAAAGCGGGGGATATTCCTTTTACGGAAGATGATGAAAAGTCTTTTCGAGACTTTGCAGCTTCTATTGGCATTATTTTGGAAAGTTGCCAATCTTTTTATGTAGCAGCGAGAAATCAACGTGGTGCAACGGCTTTGTTACGTGCTACCCAGACTTTAGGACAAAGTTTGGATTTAGAAGCAACTTTGCAAATAGTCATGGAACAAGCCCGGGTTTTGATGCAAGCTGACCGCAGTACCCTATTTTTGTATCGGAAAGAAATGGGAGAACTGTGGACGAAAGTAGCCACAGTTAATGAGAAAAAATTAATAGAAATTCGTATTCCGTCTAATCGTGGTATTGCTGGTTATGTAGCTTCCACAGGTCAAGCAGTAAATATTCCTGATGCTTATCAAGATCCTCGTTTTGATCCGACTACAGATCAAAAGACTGGTTATGTAACTCGCAATATTTTATGTTTACCAGTATTCAATTCTGCCAATGAATTAATTGGTGTAACTCAGTTAATAAATAAAGAACAAGGTAGTTTTACGTCTTCAGATGAAGAGTTCATGCGAGCTTTTAATATCCAGGCGGGAATAGCTTTGGAAAATGCCCGTTTATTTGAAAATGTATTGTTAGAAAGACAGTATCAAAAGGATATTCTTCAAAGTTTGTCGGATGCAGTAATTTCTACAGATATGCAAGGTCAAATAGTGACTATTAATGATGCAGCACTAGAGTTACTGGGTTGTCCTTTAAAAGAAGCCAACAAAATCGCAAATAAGTTGTTATGGAAAGAAAATTTGCTAGGGCGTAAAGTTTGGGAAGTTCTACCACTTGAAAATCTGCAAATGCGTTTGGAAGATAGTTTAAAATATGCTTCCAGGCATTATGTCCCAGAGCAAAATTTGGTGGCGGGATTATATAACTGGGAAGAAGATAAAAATGAAGATTCAGGAACAAAAAATCAAAAGTTAATTTTAGCAGTGCGAGATCGCCATAATCCAAATATTTTTATTCCTTGGAATCAACCGCTTACTCCTCCATCGAAGTTGCTGAGTGCAGATGTTGTCAAAGAATTAGAACGCAGCATTAATCTTACCGTAAATCCCTTAACTAACCCAGAAGGAGGAGTTAGGGGTGGTTTGGTGGTTTTGGAAGATATCAGTCGGGAAAAACGCCTCAAAAGCACCATGTACCGTTATCTTACACCTCATGTAGCCGAGCAAATTATGGCTTTGGGTGATGATAGTTTGATGGTGGGTGAAAGAAAGGAAGTCACGATTTTGTTTTCTGATATTCGGGGTTATACAACTCTCACAGAAAACTTGGGAGCAGCAGAGGTGGTATCACTATTGAATCAATATTTTGAAACAATGGTGGAGTCAGTTTTTCACTATGAAGGAACTTTAGATAAGTTTATTGGTGATGCTTTAATGGCTGTGTTTGGTGCGCCGCTACCATTGGAAAATCATGCTTGGCGAGCAGTAGAATCAGCATTAGATATGCGTCGCCGCTTAGAGGAATTTAATCACAGACGGATTGTTCAGTCTCAACCACAAATCAAATTTGGCATTGGTATTAGTTCGGGGGAGGTGGTTTCTGGAAATATTGGTTCTCAGAAACGAATGGATTATACCGTGATTGGTGATGGGGTGAATTTGAGTTCTCGTTTGGAAGGGGTGACTAAAGAATATGGCTGTGATATTATTATTAGTGAATTTACTTATAAACTGTGTAGTGATCTCTTGTGGGTGCGTCAACTAGATACAATTCGTGTTAAAGGTAAACATCAAGCTGTTAATATCTATGAGTTAATTGGCGATCGCTCTATTCCCCTCGATGCCAATACTCAAGAATTTTTATACTATTACGATGCTGGACGTAATGCTTATGTATCCCGAAATTTCACCCAAGCGATCGCCAGTTTTGAAATTGCCAAACGCATTCGACCCACAGACCAAGCCGTAAACATACACCTAAAACGCGCTTACAATTACCAAAAAACACCACCTCCAAATTCCTGGGATGGTGTTTGGACGATGGTTACAAAATAG
- a CDS encoding DUF7219 family protein, with the protein MEKNIVSKDDFLYPRGRYYGHVQPENLVFNANLQEFAQRVSYICNLETGGKLPPEEAYEQIKVLWKQLKRSKKQLRIGEDPFENNESDNS; encoded by the coding sequence ATGGAGAAAAATATAGTGAGCAAAGATGATTTTCTCTATCCTCGTGGTCGATACTACGGTCATGTACAACCTGAGAACTTGGTTTTTAACGCAAATTTACAGGAATTTGCTCAGAGAGTTAGTTATATTTGTAACTTAGAAACAGGTGGCAAACTTCCACCAGAGGAAGCTTATGAACAGATCAAGGTGTTGTGGAAACAGTTAAAACGCTCGAAAAAGCAACTGAGGATAGGTGAAGATCCCTTTGAAAACAATGAATCTGATAATAGTTGA
- the purC gene encoding phosphoribosylaminoimidazolesuccinocarboxamide synthase, with translation MSDNTKLYEGKAKIIYTTDEPEILLADFKDDATAFNAQKRGSIQGKGSINCTISSKLFEQLAAHGIKTHYIDCPAPNQMRVKAVKIVPLEVVVRNIAAGSLCQQTGLPLGTILEQPLVDFYYKDDQLGDPLLTRDRLLLLQLATEEQVDSIAHLALQINDFLKSFWQKCGITLVDFKLEFGLDSQQQLLLADEISPDTCRLWDMTENDPNRRVMDKDRFRRDLGNVENAYQEVLQRVLQVVDSKN, from the coding sequence ATGTCTGATAATACCAAACTATACGAAGGCAAAGCCAAAATTATTTACACCACAGACGAACCTGAGATATTGTTGGCTGATTTTAAAGATGATGCAACTGCGTTTAATGCCCAAAAGCGGGGTAGCATCCAGGGAAAAGGTAGCATAAACTGTACCATTTCCAGCAAGTTGTTTGAACAATTGGCAGCGCATGGCATTAAAACACATTATATTGATTGTCCAGCGCCCAATCAAATGCGGGTGAAAGCAGTTAAGATTGTGCCATTGGAAGTTGTGGTCAGAAATATTGCTGCTGGTAGTCTTTGTCAACAAACAGGATTGCCACTAGGTACAATATTGGAACAGCCTTTGGTAGATTTTTATTACAAAGACGACCAATTAGGAGATCCTCTACTCACACGCGATCGCTTACTGCTCCTGCAACTAGCAACTGAGGAACAAGTTGACAGTATTGCCCATCTGGCATTACAAATCAATGACTTTCTCAAAAGCTTTTGGCAAAAGTGCGGCATTACCTTGGTAGACTTTAAACTCGAATTTGGTCTGGACTCACAACAGCAGTTGTTGTTGGCCGATGAAATAAGTCCTGATACCTGTCGTTTATGGGATATGACAGAAAATGATCCTAACCGTCGAGTAATGGATAAAGATCGGTTTCGTAGGGATTTAGGAAATGTAGAAAATGCCTACCAGGAGGTTTTACAAAGGGTTTTGCAAGTAGTAGACAGCAAAAATTAA
- a CDS encoding BamA/TamA family outer membrane protein, translating into MSKKHLSPVFLAVVAIAVPVDNSLSATAQTPDKTQQVTEVATVETNQPLPQETGQNDVSENQKTPVLAKVVVIKPESDSSTPAVKVSPTANSVSIATPEVIIPTATTPSKTAQILKAALSRNSEQKAKSAVIISTATTPAKTAQAPETEVNPDTNSPQENAEPPTAQPTFPSNSETAEPRVLVSEVAVTSPTGTISPELENQVYQAIRTQPGQTTTRSQLQEDINAIFATGFFSNVRAVPEDTPVGVRVSFVVDPNPVLSKVEVEANPGTDVPSVLPTNTVDKIFSEQYGKILNLRDLQEGIKQLTKEYQDRGYVLANVIGAPRVSENGVVTLQVAEGVVEDVKVRFRNKEGQEVDEKGEPIRGRTKEYVIKRELELKSGQVFNRNTVQKDLQRVFGLGLFEDVNVSLDPGTDPSKVDVVVNVAERSSGSIAAGAGISSASGLFGTVSYQQQNLGGRNQKLGAEVQLGERELLFDLRFTDPWIAGDPYRTSYTANIFRRRSISLIFEGKDDNIETYNPNNPTNTNDQDRPRITRLGGGVSFTRPLSPNTYEKSEWVASAGLQYQRVSSRDADGNVRKEGARFNDNGQQISDRIPLTQSEKGEDDLLLLQLGAQRDRRNNPLQPTNGSYLRVGVDQSVPIGSGNIFLTRVRGNYSQYLPVNFLSFGKGPQTLAFNLQGGTILGDLPPYEAFTLGGSNSVRGYDEGRLATGRSYVQASVEYRFPVFSVVSGALFFDYGSDLGSSTRAAEILNKNGSGYGYGLGVRVQSPLGPIRIDYGLSDDGDSRINFGIGERF; encoded by the coding sequence ATGAGTAAAAAGCATTTATCTCCTGTATTTCTGGCAGTTGTGGCGATCGCTGTCCCTGTTGACAACTCACTCAGTGCGACTGCACAAACTCCTGATAAAACCCAGCAAGTAACAGAGGTTGCCACGGTAGAAACCAACCAGCCACTACCACAGGAAACTGGTCAAAATGATGTTAGTGAAAATCAAAAAACTCCCGTCTTGGCAAAGGTAGTAGTTATAAAACCAGAATCTGACTCATCGACACCTGCTGTCAAAGTCTCACCAACAGCTAACTCAGTATCAATAGCGACACCAGAAGTAATCATACCAACGGCAACAACACCCTCAAAAACGGCTCAAATTCTCAAAGCTGCATTATCTCGCAACTCAGAACAGAAAGCAAAATCAGCAGTAATTATATCAACGGCAACAACACCAGCAAAAACTGCACAAGCACCAGAAACAGAAGTAAATCCTGATACTAATTCTCCCCAGGAAAATGCTGAGCCACCCACAGCACAACCGACTTTCCCTAGTAATTCAGAAACAGCAGAACCCCGTGTCCTGGTGTCAGAAGTAGCAGTAACATCACCAACTGGCACAATCTCACCAGAACTAGAAAACCAAGTTTACCAAGCGATTCGTACCCAACCAGGACAAACAACCACCCGTTCCCAATTACAAGAAGATATTAATGCTATATTTGCTACAGGTTTCTTCTCCAACGTGCGAGCCGTGCCAGAAGATACACCTGTGGGTGTAAGGGTGAGTTTCGTGGTTGATCCTAATCCTGTCCTGAGTAAAGTAGAAGTCGAAGCTAACCCTGGAACTGATGTTCCTTCTGTACTCCCAACTAACACAGTAGATAAAATCTTCAGTGAACAGTATGGTAAAATACTCAACTTGCGTGACCTACAAGAAGGTATTAAACAGTTAACCAAAGAATATCAAGATAGAGGTTATGTACTAGCCAACGTGATTGGAGCGCCGAGAGTTTCAGAAAATGGAGTTGTCACCCTACAAGTAGCAGAAGGGGTAGTAGAAGATGTCAAAGTTCGCTTCCGTAATAAAGAAGGACAGGAAGTAGACGAAAAAGGAGAACCCATTCGGGGACGCACAAAAGAATATGTAATTAAACGGGAATTAGAATTAAAGTCCGGTCAAGTATTTAACCGTAATACAGTCCAAAAAGACTTACAAAGAGTATTTGGGTTAGGTTTGTTTGAAGATGTAAATGTGTCCCTTGACCCTGGTACAGACCCTAGTAAAGTTGATGTAGTGGTTAATGTTGCTGAACGCAGCAGTGGTTCAATAGCTGCTGGTGCTGGTATTAGTTCTGCCAGTGGATTATTTGGTACAGTCAGCTATCAACAGCAAAACCTGGGAGGTAGAAACCAGAAACTTGGTGCCGAGGTACAGCTAGGAGAAAGAGAACTGCTGTTTGACCTGCGGTTTACAGATCCTTGGATTGCTGGTGATCCTTATCGGACTTCCTATACAGCTAATATTTTCCGTCGTCGTTCAATCTCTCTGATTTTTGAAGGTAAGGATGACAACATTGAAACCTATAACCCCAATAATCCCACTAATACAAATGATCAAGATCGTCCGCGGATTACCCGTTTAGGTGGTGGTGTTTCCTTCACTCGTCCCCTTTCTCCTAATACTTATGAAAAGTCAGAGTGGGTGGCTTCAGCCGGTTTGCAATATCAACGAGTTTCTAGCCGTGATGCTGATGGTAATGTGAGAAAAGAAGGGGCAAGATTTAATGATAATGGTCAGCAAATTAGCGATAGGATTCCCCTCACCCAATCGGAAAAAGGTGAAGACGATTTATTATTATTACAACTAGGCGCACAACGCGATCGCCGTAATAATCCCTTACAACCTACCAACGGTTCTTATCTCCGTGTCGGAGTTGATCAATCTGTACCCATAGGCTCAGGTAATATTTTCCTGACCAGAGTTAGGGGTAACTACAGCCAATATTTGCCTGTGAACTTTTTGAGTTTTGGTAAAGGTCCACAAACTCTGGCGTTTAACCTTCAAGGTGGTACAATTCTCGGAGACTTACCCCCCTATGAAGCTTTTACCCTTGGCGGTAGTAATTCTGTGCGTGGTTACGATGAAGGTAGATTAGCTACTGGACGCAGTTATGTACAAGCATCTGTTGAATATCGTTTTCCTGTGTTCTCTGTAGTCAGTGGCGCACTATTTTTTGATTATGGTAGTGATTTGGGAAGTAGTACCAGAGCAGCAGAAATTCTCAATAAAAATGGTAGCGGCTACGGTTATGGTCTGGGTGTGCGTGTACAGTCTCCACTTGGACCTATTCGCATAGACTATGGTTTAAGTGATGATGGTGATAGCCGCATTAACTTTGGGATTGGGGAAAGGTTTTAA
- the lpxC gene encoding UDP-3-O-acyl-N-acetylglucosamine deacetylase, whose amino-acid sequence MHQHTLAKEITQTGVGLHSGVNTSMRILPAEPGSDRYFVRVDLPNSPIIPAKIATVNQTVLSTQLGTDEVYVRTVEHLLAALSAMGVDNARIEIDGPEVPLLDGSAQVWTDSIAAVGLVSQPASDESAPIAIKEPISVYQGDAFVCALPSPETRFSYGIDFDVPAIGNQWYSFSLSLNPEDTKNSFVTEIAPARTFGLLHQIEYLQKSGLIKGGSLDNALVCGADGWLNPPLRFANEPVRHKILDLVGDISLLGKFPVAHFLAYKASHNLHIQLAEKILEFC is encoded by the coding sequence ATGCACCAACACACGTTAGCTAAGGAAATTACTCAAACGGGTGTGGGACTGCATAGCGGTGTGAATACCAGTATGCGGATACTACCAGCAGAACCGGGAAGCGATCGCTATTTTGTGCGGGTGGATTTGCCTAATTCGCCGATAATTCCTGCTAAAATTGCAACAGTTAATCAAACTGTTCTATCAACTCAGTTGGGTACAGATGAAGTTTATGTCCGCACGGTAGAGCATTTGTTAGCAGCTTTGTCAGCTATGGGTGTGGATAATGCGCGGATTGAAATTGATGGACCAGAAGTACCGCTGTTAGATGGTTCGGCTCAGGTGTGGACTGATAGTATTGCTGCTGTGGGTTTGGTATCACAACCAGCCAGTGATGAATCAGCGCCTATAGCGATTAAAGAACCTATTTCGGTTTATCAAGGTGATGCTTTTGTCTGCGCCCTACCATCCCCAGAAACCCGTTTTAGCTATGGGATTGATTTTGATGTACCTGCAATTGGTAATCAATGGTATAGTTTCTCATTATCTCTGAATCCAGAAGATACCAAAAACTCCTTTGTGACAGAAATTGCACCGGCTCGTACTTTTGGGTTATTACATCAAATTGAATATCTGCAAAAATCAGGATTGATCAAAGGTGGCAGCTTGGATAATGCACTGGTTTGTGGTGCTGATGGTTGGCTAAATCCACCGTTAAGATTTGCAAATGAGCCAGTACGTCATAAAATATTAGATTTAGTGGGAGATATTAGCTTATTAGGTAAATTTCCTGTTGCTCACTTCTTGGCTTACAAAGCTAGTCACAATCTCCATATTCAATTGGCGGAGAAGATTTTAGAATTTTGCTGA
- the fabZ gene encoding 3-hydroxyacyl-ACP dehydratase FabZ has translation MSTLTQANSTQVTTSEGEHQETNTPAIKTTFTVEEIQQLLPHRYPFLLVDKIIDYVPGKLAVGVKNVTFNEPQFQGHFPGRSLMPGVLIVEAMAQVGGVVMTQMPDIPKGLFVFVGIDKVRFRRQVVPGDQLIMTVELLSIKQRRFGKMQGRAEVDGQLAAEGELMFSLVS, from the coding sequence ATGTCAACTCTCACCCAAGCTAATTCTACTCAAGTGACTACATCTGAAGGAGAACATCAGGAAACCAATACACCGGCAATTAAAACAACTTTCACGGTGGAAGAGATTCAGCAACTGCTACCGCACCGTTATCCTTTTTTGCTGGTCGATAAAATTATTGACTATGTTCCTGGAAAATTGGCTGTGGGTGTAAAAAACGTCACTTTTAATGAACCTCAGTTCCAAGGTCATTTCCCCGGACGCTCATTGATGCCTGGTGTACTCATTGTAGAAGCAATGGCGCAGGTTGGAGGGGTGGTTATGACCCAAATGCCTGATATACCAAAAGGACTGTTTGTTTTTGTGGGTATTGATAAAGTCCGTTTCCGTCGCCAAGTTGTACCAGGTGATCAGTTAATTATGACAGTGGAACTGTTATCAATTAAGCAGCGTCGTTTTGGTAAAATGCAGGGACGAGCTGAAGTTGATGGACAACTGGCTGCTGAAGGGGAGCTAATGTTTTCTTTGGTTAGCTAA
- the lpxA gene encoding acyl-ACP--UDP-N-acetylglucosamine O-acyltransferase — protein sequence MKTLIHPTAVIHPDAELHSTVQVGAYAVIGANVKVGPETVIGAHAILDGLCEIGAGNHIFPGAVIGMEPQDLKYVGEPTWVKIGDNNAIREYVTINRATGRGEATIIGNGNLLMAYVHVGHNCVIEDSVVIANSVALAGHVYIESRARLSGVLGVHQFVHIGGMSMIGGMTRIDRDVPPYMLVEGNPSRVRSLNLVGLKRSGMPAKEFQLLKKAFRILYRSDLLFKEALAELELLGDTAQLEHLRRFLLLAQMPGRRGLIPGKGKISASDAS from the coding sequence TTGAAGACACTTATTCATCCAACTGCTGTAATACATCCTGATGCGGAACTCCACTCAACGGTGCAAGTCGGTGCTTATGCTGTGATTGGAGCGAATGTTAAAGTCGGACCGGAAACTGTAATTGGCGCTCATGCAATTTTAGATGGTCTTTGTGAAATTGGGGCGGGAAATCATATTTTTCCTGGTGCTGTTATTGGTATGGAACCCCAGGATCTCAAGTATGTGGGAGAACCTACTTGGGTAAAAATTGGTGATAATAATGCTATTCGTGAGTATGTAACTATTAACCGCGCTACTGGCCGGGGTGAAGCGACGATCATCGGTAACGGGAATTTACTGATGGCTTATGTTCATGTTGGACATAATTGCGTGATTGAGGACTCAGTGGTTATTGCTAATTCTGTGGCTTTAGCTGGTCATGTGTATATTGAGTCTAGAGCGAGGTTAAGCGGGGTTTTAGGTGTTCATCAGTTTGTACATATCGGTGGTATGTCTATGATTGGTGGGATGACTCGCATTGATCGAGATGTTCCTCCTTATATGTTGGTTGAGGGCAATCCATCACGGGTGCGATCGCTCAATTTGGTGGGGCTAAAACGCTCAGGAATGCCCGCTAAGGAGTTTCAACTTCTGAAAAAAGCTTTTCGCATTCTCTACCGTTCTGATTTGCTGTTTAAAGAGGCTTTGGCAGAGTTGGAATTGTTGGGAGATACCGCACAGTTGGAACATCTACGCCGTTTTCTGCTATTGGCGCAAATGCCTGGAAGACGCGGTTTAATTCCCGGAAAGGGTAAAATTTCTGCAAGTGATGCGTCGTGA